A window of the Rubrobacter calidifluminis genome harbors these coding sequences:
- a CDS encoding helix-turn-helix domain-containing protein, giving the protein MSVWAEKWAYECQPRTSGAKFVLVCLAHHADEEGYCYPSQRRLAAMTGLKERAVRTHLAALEEDGFIRRKARRRDGRRTSDLIQLLIPEDELRLPAEIAASRKATGKKRHDLPAKNDANNRQNLPGKDQKKGQIEQSEYALEEDFANATSSSSGADGKPPHRADTYVRMIEDQSRLLGVPLDDDEKLRIGSYAKNLIEKNKAGPPQMLRWAARLATRRAENPRIRPSQAWADVASCSGGRRTRAGSESIAVVGVCEEDYDDWTGW; this is encoded by the coding sequence GTGAGCGTCTGGGCGGAGAAGTGGGCATACGAGTGCCAGCCGCGCACGAGCGGCGCGAAATTCGTCCTCGTCTGTCTGGCGCATCACGCCGACGAGGAGGGTTACTGCTACCCGTCGCAGCGGCGCCTAGCGGCCATGACCGGGCTCAAAGAACGCGCCGTTCGCACACACCTCGCGGCGCTCGAGGAGGACGGGTTCATCAGACGCAAAGCGCGCCGCAGAGATGGACGGCGCACCTCCGATCTCATACAGCTTCTCATCCCTGAAGACGAGCTCAGGCTACCGGCAGAAATTGCCGCCAGCAGGAAAGCAACCGGCAAAAAACGACACGACCTACCGGCAAAAAACGACGCGAACAACCGGCAAAATTTGCCGGGGAAAGATCAGAAGAAAGGTCAGATAGAACAGTCAGAGTATGCGCTAGAAGAAGACTTCGCTAACGCTACGTCTTCTTCTAGCGGTGCGGACGGCAAGCCGCCGCACCGCGCGGATACATACGTCCGGATGATCGAGGACCAGTCACGTTTGCTAGGCGTTCCTCTCGACGATGACGAGAAGCTACGTATCGGCTCGTATGCGAAGAACCTGATCGAGAAGAACAAGGCCGGGCCGCCACAGATGCTTCGGTGGGCGGCGCGCCTGGCGACGAGGCGGGCGGAGAATCCGCGCATACGGCCGTCTCAGGCCTGGGCGGATGTGGCCTCGTGCTCCGGCGGAAGGCGTACGCGAGCAGGCAGTGAGTCGATAGCCGTAGTCGGGGTGTGCGAGGAAGACTACGACGACTGGACGGGGTGGTGA